One genomic window of Ornithorhynchus anatinus isolate Pmale09 chromosome 10, mOrnAna1.pri.v4, whole genome shotgun sequence includes the following:
- the ARID5A gene encoding AT-rich interactive domain-containing protein 5A, translating to MAPTHKGKRKRSEGGDPPDAPDQPAASPKPDSEESQSPAEPAESPEPSGEREEEQAFLVSLYKFMKERHTPIERVPHLGFKQINLWKIYKAVEKLGAYELVTGRRLWKNVYDELGGSPGSTSAATCTRRHYERLVLPYVRFLKGEDDKPLPPAKPRKQYKVSKEPKGDEAGEKQRRAARKERGGDQIVPEKARAEAPPGPAGGRREEPSGEGLAHRPPAPPCPGGCPDGCPDAYTRLLSSFYCRGTHGIMSPLAKKKLLAQVSKAEALRCRDEACEHGLGGSAEPEPGRPSLGRPPQGRQSPGPGMARARGSPAPTRRPLVAGPGPAPPAPQAAHGPGAGPPAAEEEEMEEEAEEEEEDDEERGEAEDGGPARLRPPGAPVFTGCFHSCRTEVLKPLSRHPRDYLPGFQDSAPAPAPALAFGLLGKEVEKPAGPPRLSWGGERGHSSAFQRGGPGRSGPYPRPKACWVPPMSQAAPKGPAKPASFAGGVGLEAGLRSKRSLEEGGLAQGKKLRAVSPFFKDGGDPSKDAGAKQAGPHPPGPPLGPPAPDGYRGTMLHFPLNFASHSDPGKGQAGLPFGPLVIPAIPAHLLAGSAAAPPGSAGLLPLPPPALDGGLRHRLYPVSAWHVQPAFATPHLRAFHLNTKL from the exons ATGG cTCCCACCCACAAAGGGAAGAGGAAACGGTCAGAGGGGGGCGACCCCCCAGACGCTCCTGACCAGCCTGCAGCATCCCCAAAGCCAGACAGCGAGGAGAGCCAGAGCCCAGCAGAGCCAGCG GAGTCCCCGGAGCCCAGCGGGGAGCGAGAGGAAGAGCAAGCGTTCCTCGTCAGCCTCTACAAGTTCATGAAGGAGCGCCACACGCCCATCGAGAGGGTGCCCCATCTCGGCTTCAAGCAGA TTAATCTGTGGAAGATCTACAAGGCAGTAGAGAAGCTCGGCGCCTATGAGTTG GTGACCGGACGCCGCCTCTGGAAGAACGTGTACGACGAGCTGGGGGGCAGCCCCGGCAGCACCAGCGCCGCCACCTGCACCCGCAGGCACTATGAGAG GCTGGTCCTCCCCTACGTGAGGTTCCTGAAGGGAGAAGACGACAAGCCGCTGCCCCCGGCCAAGCCCCGGAAACAGTACAAGGTCTCCAAAGAGCCCAAGGGGGACGAGGCTGGGGAGAAGCAACGGAGAGCAGCCAGGAAGGAGCGGGGCGGGGACCAG aTCGTGCCCGAGAAAGCCCGAGCAGAGGCCCCGCCGGGGCCCGCGGGCGGCCGACGCGAGGAGCCGAGCGGTGAGGGCCTGGcccaccgacccccggccccgccctgccccggggGCTGCCCCGACGGCTGCCCCGACGCCTACACGCGCCTCCTCTCCAGCTTCTACTGCCGAGGGACCCACGGCATCATGTCCCCGCTGGCCAAGAAGAAGCTGCTGGCCCAGGTGAGCAAGGCGGAAGCCTTGCGGTGCCGGGACGAGGCCTGCGAGCACGGGCTGGGCGGCTCCGCGGAGCCCGAGCCGGGCCGACCCTCGCTCGGTCGACCCCCGCAGGGGCggcagagccccggcccggggatggcccgggcccgggggtctccGGCGCCCACCCGACGGCCGCTCGTCGCGGGCCCGggtccggcccccccggccccgcaggcGGCCCACGGCCCCGGGGCGGGACCCCCGGcagcggaggaggaagagatggaggaagaggcggaggaggaagaggaggacgacgaggagaggggggaggcagaggacggaGGCCCGGCCCGCCtgcggcccccgggggccccggtCTTCACGGGCTGCTTCCACAGCTGCCGCACCGAGGTGCTGAAGCCGCTCAGCCGCCACCCCCGGGACTATCTTCCCGGCTTCCAGgactcggccccggccccggccccggccctggcaTTCGGGCTGCTGGGCAAGGAGGTGGAGAAGCCCGCCGGGCCGCCGCggctgagctggggaggggagcggggacacTCCTCCGCCTTCCAGCGGGGAGGGCCCGGCCGGAGCGGCCCCTACCCCCGGCCCAAGGCCTGCTGGGTGCCCCCCATGTCCCAGGCCGCGCCCAAGGGCCCCGCCAAGCCGGCCTCCTTTGCCGGCGGCGTGGGCCTCGAAGCCGGCCTCCGCAGCAAGAGGAGCCTGGAGGAAGGCGGCCTGGCCCAGGGCAAGAAGCTGCGGGCCGTGTCGCCCTTCTTCAAGGACGGCGGCGACCCCTCCAAGGACGCGGGCGCTAAGCAGGCCGGGCCCCACCCGCCgggcccgcccctcggccccccggccccggacggCTACAGGGGCACCATGCTGCACTTCCCCCTGAACTTCGCCAGCCACTCCGACCCCGGCAAGGGCCAGGCCGGCCTGCCCTTCGGCCCCCTGGTCATACCGGCCATCCCCGCCCACCTCCTGGCGGGCTCGGCCGCCGCACCGCCCGGCTCGGCCGGCCTCCTGCCCCTGCCGCCCCCGGCCTTGGACGGCGGCCTTCGTCACAGACTCTACCCCGTCTCCGCCTGGCACGTGCAGCCCGCCTTCGCCACCCCGCACCTCCGCGCCTTCCACCTCAACACCAAGCTGTAG